One window of the Lemur catta isolate mLemCat1 chromosome 6, mLemCat1.pri, whole genome shotgun sequence genome contains the following:
- the TPI1 gene encoding triosephosphate isomerase, translating into MAEDGGEAEFCFTALYISGQWPRLRGATDLQCVASSAMAPSRKFFVGGNWKMNGRKKGLGELISTLNAAKVPADTEVVCAPPTAYIDFARQKLDPKIAVAAQNCYKVTNGAFTGEISPGMIKDCGATWVVLGHSERRHVFGESDELIGQKVAHALSEGLGVIACIGEKLDEREAGITEKVVFEQTKVIADNVKDWNKVVLAYEPVWAIGTGKTATPQQAQEVHEKLRGWLKSNVSDAVAQSTRIIYGGSVTGATCKELASQPDVDGFLVGGASLKPEFVDIINAKQ; encoded by the exons ATGGCTGAGGACGGCGGGGAGGCGGAGTTCTGCTTCACGGCGCTCTATATAAGCGGGCAGTGGCCGCGGCTGCGCGGTGCTACTGACCTTCAGTGTGTCGCCTCCAGCGCCATGGCGCCCTCCAGGAAGTTCTTCGTGGGGGGGAACTGGAAGATGAATGGGCGGAAGAAGGGTCTGGGGGAGCTCATCAGCACTCTGAACGCAGCCAAGGTGCCGGCCGACACCG AGGTGGTTTGTGCACCCCCCACTGCCTACATCGACTTCGCCCGGCAGAAGCTAGATCCCAAGATTGCTGTGGCTGCACAGAACTGCTACAAAGTGACTAATGGCGCCTTTACTGGGGAGATCAG CCCCGGCATGATCAAAGACTGTGGAGCCACATGGGTAGTCCTGGGGCACTCGGAGAGAAGGCATGTCTTTGGGGAGTCAGATGAG CTGATTGGGCAGAAAGTGGCCCATGCTCTCTCAGAGGGACTCGGAGTGATCGCCTGCATCGGGGAAAAGCTAGATGAGAGGGAAGCTGGCATCACTGAGAAGGTTGTTTTTGAGCAAACCAAGGTCATCGCAG ATAACGTGAAGGACTGGAACAAGGTCGTCCTGGCCTATGAGCCTGTATGGGCCATTGGTACCGGCAAGACTGCAACACCCCAACAG GCCCAGGAAGTACATGAGAAGCTCCGGGGATGGCTTAAGTCCAACGTCTCTGATGCAGTGGCTCAGAGCACCCGTATTATTTATGGAG GTTCTGTCACAGGGGCAACCTGCAAGGAGCTGGCAAGCCAGCCTGATGTGGATGGCTTCCTCGTGGGTGGCGCCTCCCTCAAGCCTGAATTCGTGGACATCATCAATGCCAAACAATAG